A stretch of DNA from Rattus rattus isolate New Zealand chromosome 1, Rrattus_CSIRO_v1, whole genome shotgun sequence:
CATGTGGTAGGCCAGGAGGGGGTCGGTGGGATTGAGGGGCATGTAGAAGGGGTGGTTACGGTTGGTGGGAGACATGACATGTGGCCGAGCATATTCGCTCAGTGTCCGGAGGGCAGGTGTGTCAGGCCCAATATATGGGGGCACAGCAGCAATTGTGGTCGGTGGTGGCTCGAAGGAGGGTCGCATGTGACCTGGACCACTGAGCTGAGGGTCACTAAGACGGCCTTCATGTGCTGAGCTAGAAGCCTTCTGCTGAAGAAAAGAGGGTGTGAGGATGGGTGCCAAGCCATCTGGGACTAAGACTGGTGCTCACTACAGAGATAGGCTAGGCCCTTGCCCTGTTCCAGTGTCAGGCCAATTTAGTCCCTTCACCCCAACATAGTGACAAGGGACCTTTGCCAGGCCCAGACACCAGGATAGCCCAGACTCTACTACAGCACTCTGTTCTGTGCCTGCCTGCAGTTCTCCTTGTACGAGGGTGGGTGCCTGTGTGCACTTGTGAAAACAGTTACAGCTGTGTATCTATGTCCCAGGGAGCCCAGCAGGCTATGTATGAAACCTATTCTGATGGAAGTTTCCAATGCTGCCACTTCTAGATGTGGCATCCCCCATCCCTCCTGATCAAGCAGGTACCAGATACCCCAGCCCAAAAATGGGCTTCACAGCACAGCAGGATGCCTCTGTACACAGGGGTCCTAAATCAGcccccttcctgtttctctgacaCCTTGGGATTAAGGAGGAGGCACAAATCTATAGGCTGCAAGGAAAGGACAGGCCCATCGGTCAATTGAGTTACAATCATGGCTGCCGGGCAATGGCTTAGAGCCTTCAGAAAGTCTAGAGAACACACCAACAGCCTGGGATCCATGCTAGCCACCACCCCTGGCTGAGGCAGCACCCTTCAGGACTCACAGCAGCGCGCTCTGCTTCCCGTTCCCGCTCTCTCTCCCGCTCTcgctctttttccttctctttctctcgctCTCGTTCCTCTCGGGCTTTCTGTTCAGCCTCCCGCTTGGCCTTCTCAAtggcctcctccctcttcttggCTAGTTTGGATCCAGCCAGAGGCATGAAGTACAGGTCTGTCCGTGCACACGAGTTGTAGCCCCGGTCCAGGTGTTTGTAGAACCTAGAGAGGTGGCAGCTCTGGTTGGGGCTCCTGCTGAAGGCTGCGCCCTCCCTGGCCTCCACCAAGTCCATCCACACCCAGCTGGGCCCAGGAACCAGTACCTGGCAGACTGGCTAGCATGGCTGGGGGTGTCCACTACAGTAGGCTCAGGGGATGGGCTCctggggggtggaggagggctCTCTGGCTCCTCGGCCTCATCCAGAGCCTCTTCCTTGATCTGCACAGCAGGAAGTGGGCAAGATGGCACCCCTGGAACATTGCCTCCAGAAGACACAGCAGCAGAGCAGGGTGGCTGTGATGAGGAGCTGGGCCCCGCAGGAGGGGTGGAAGTGGGGGGGCAGGAGGGTGGGGTGATGGGAGGGGGGCCTCCAGGTACAAAAGGGTGCTGGGGGAATGGGGATTGCGAGGGCACCTGGTGGAGGCCGCCAGTGGTAGGGTGGGAGGCAGCAGGGGGCGGGAGGCTCTGACTCTGGGTCAGCCCAGGGGGCTGGGCGGGTGAAGAGGGCAAGGGCTGGCTCTGAGGCATAAGCTGTAGGGGTGGAGGGTGGGCTGAGGGAGGATGGTGTGTGGACAGTGAGCTGAGGGGCTTCAGGGCTGGTGGGGGTGGCAGATTGGCATTCattgagaagggggaggggcctgAGAGGTGAGGCGGATGTTTGTGGGCCTGTGGTGCTGGAAGCTGGGGAAttggtgtggtgggtgggggttTGATGTGAGGCATGGCTAACGGGGCAGGAGGCAAGGGCTGTTCCCTTGGGGGCTGTTGAGGCTGCAGTGCCGACTGAGAGGCTGGAAGCTGTATGGTGCTGTGAGGATGGGCTGCTGCTGGGGAGGGGCCCAGAGGGCCCTGACCTTGGGAGGGCTGGGCAGTCAGTCCAAAGGGCTGAGGAGGTCCTGGGTGCTGTAGTAGGGGTCCAGTCTGTAGGCTGTGAGGGCCAGGAGGGCCCTGACCATGCAAGGAGGGCTGGGGGTGAGGTTGTGCAGAGTTCTGGCCAGGTGGTGCAGTCATAGGCTGCAGTGGAGGATGCGGTGAGGGCAGCCGAGGGGGATGCAGGGTGGGCGTCTGCTGGATGAGGGTGTGGGCTGCAGGTGCCACTGTAGACTGAGTCTGGTTAGGGGGCTGTGAGGTTGCAGGGGAGCCCTGTGGAGGGACTGTAGTAGCAGAGGGTGTAGGCCCTGGGGTGGGAAGCTGGGTTGTCCCTGGAGGGGCTgtggagggagcagaggcagcccCACTGGGAGCTTGCAAGGCTGGAGGCTGGGTCTGCAACATCTGCTGCTGTGCTGACGAGTCCGAGTCGCTCTCATTATCCTGAGGGCTGGGGATACTGGGGGACGTGCTGCGGTTATCCTGGTCGATGTCTTTCGGGTCACTGCTGCCCTCATCATTGACACTGCGACTGTCGGAACTCTCCCCCTCACCTTCAGAGGGAGAGTTGGGGCGGCTGATCTCCTAAGGGCAGAGAACCAAGAGATGGAGCCACTAGAAAGCGGCTCTGCCCCTGCCTGTGTGGACACCACCACGGTCTGTGCAGAGGCGGCAGGGGGCTCCGCTCTTGCCTGGACAAGGCAGGGTCCAAACTCTCTCTCCTGAAGTTAGGCACTGCCTTCCCCAGGAGAACCTGAGcttctgtgtggtggtggtggggggtgtcaGGGCGTCACCGAAGCCTCACCTGGGTCTTTGTCTTTTTGGAGGTGGCCCTGTCAGTGTCTTCTGTGTCGGAGGCCACCTTCTCCCGCTGGCGCTTGGTGTTCTTCAGAGGGGACGCAGCCTCTTCCTTCACTTTCTGCGGGGAAGCACAAAGGGTGAGTCTGCGGGCGCTGTTCCTCATTCTGAAGCAAGGGTGTCCTCCAAAGGGCCAACAAGGGCCCAAAGGAGCCCGAGGTAGGAACCAGACTCCTTGGCCCTCGGAGCCTTTCCAAACACTCCATTCTGTATTTTGGGGGCCTTGGCAAACTTGTGGCAGAAGACCCTATTCTTCTAGGACCCAGGCCTCCACCTGCAGCCCCTAAACCAGGGAAATGTCAATGCCCAGGCGGGAGCAAGGGACCAGGAAGCTTGCACTGTTCCCTCAGCCCCTGACCTTGGCCGACTTCTTCACCGCCTCTGCTTTGCTGTCATTGCTGGAAGTGCTGGCAGCACTGGGGGAGTTCCGGCCACTGGATCGCACGTCCTCGTTGACAGGTGAGGCGCGGCCATCAGGACTGGCGGGCTGCTTCTTCCGACCACTGCGGAGTGTAGACATCTGCCCTCCAAAGCCGAAGGACAGTGAGCATGGATTCCCAGGCCCCACAGATGCCCACCTAAGTCTAGTCATTGGCCAAGTAAGATAAACTGTAAACTCACTCAAACCCAGAAAACACATCCTGAGGGAATGAGCAGGGCTCTGAGGGGTCAGGAGAAGTCGGTTGACTGTCCACGCTCACCAAATCACACCACAGAACATTTGTGGAGTtaatcaaacaggacaggaagccacccaattagacactGCGGTTTAGCTCTCACAGATGCCTGGCTTGCAACACACCTCTGTAAAGCCACAGGGCTCAGCTGAGCTCAGGATACAGAAGGGTGGGCCGTTCTACCCACCTGCCGCCTACCAGAAAAGCCCTCAGAGAGGTCAGTGCTAGAGAGAAAGATCCCTCAGTGCTCACTGCCTCAAGCCTCAAAGACCCTCCTGTGGTCTTAGACACACCCGACCTCTGTCAAACAAAGCAGTGGCCATTCCTGTGTTCCCCACCCTACAAACAgtttctcggtgtagccctggctgtcctggacttcactctggagaccaggctggcctcaaactcgggagattgtcttgtctctgcctcctgagtgctgggattaaaggtgtgtgccaccacttgTAGCCAGGTTAGGCCTGAATTTATTTTATGGCCATCGCTCTGCcacagcttcccaagtgctaggattatagacatgagccaccatgcctaggcGGACAAATCCTCACTAAAGAACCTATACAAAAACACGGGATCAAATACTGGAAACACCACCTGCAAAGTTAGAAATATGCCCACTGGAGGCAAGTGGCCTATGTGCCTATGTTCTGAGGGACTGGGGGGGCTGGCACTGCGTTATAAACACCAGTGAGCTTTCTGAACAGCAAGTTCCCTAAACACACCACGCCCCCAAGCCCAGAGGCGAAGCTACTTACTGGCTTCAGGGAGAGCAGTGCGCAAGAGCTAGTGTGTTTCTGCCTAAACCAACTTACTGAGCCCCGAGCCCAGGCCCCCAGCTCACCGAGCCCCGACTCCGCCGCGTCCTCATGCTATGCTTCCCACTGAGCCCATCGTCCTCCTCCTTGACAGGCTTGAACATGAAGGGCGGGGGGTCCACGGGCTTCTCGATGGGTGGCAGCTCACCGTACTTCTTGAAGTGGATGCGGCAGTCTGTGCACAGCAGGATGTTTTCTCGGCCCCCGTGGTGCCAGTCTTTGGAGGCTACATGAGGGTAGGGGACGTGGGAAACCATCTCTGTGTCTGGGGATATCTGAACAGAGGGGTCCTTTTGTGGGCTCCCCTGACCCTGAGTCACGAGAGTGACTCAAAA
This window harbors:
- the Rere gene encoding arginine-glutamic acid dipeptide repeats protein isoform X6, yielding MDDPFSPCRRLNSTQGEIRVGPSHQAKLPDLQPFPSPDGDTVTQHEELVWMPGVSDCDLLMYLRAARSMAAFAGMCDGGSTEDGCVAASRDDTTLNALNTLHESSYDAGKALQRLVKKPVPKLIEKCWTEDEVKRFVKGLRQYGKNFFRIRKELLPNKETGELITFYYYWKKTPEAASSRAHRRHRRQAVFRRIKTRTASTPVNTPSRPPSSEFLDLSSASEDDFDSEDSEQELKGYACRHCFTTTSKDWHHGGRENILLCTDCRIHFKKYGELPPIEKPVDPPPFMFKPVKEEDDGLSGKHSMRTRRSRGSMSTLRSGRKKQPASPDGRASPVNEDVRSSGRNSPSAASTSSNDSKAEAVKKSAKKVKEEAASPLKNTKRQREKVASDTEDTDRATSKKTKTQEISRPNSPSEGEGESSDSRSVNDEGSSDPKDIDQDNRSTSPSIPSPQDNESDSDSSAQQQMLQTQPPALQAPSGAASAPSTAPPGTTQLPTPGPTPSATTVPPQGSPATSQPPNQTQSTVAPAAHTLIQQTPTLHPPRLPSPHPPLQPMTAPPGQNSAQPHPQPSLHGQGPPGPHSLQTGPLLQHPGPPQPFGLTAQPSQGQGPLGPSPAAAHPHSTIQLPASQSALQPQQPPREQPLPPAPLAMPHIKPPPTTPIPQLPAPQAHKHPPHLSGPSPFSMNANLPPPPALKPLSSLSTHHPPSAHPPPLQLMPQSQPLPSSPAQPPGLTQSQSLPPPAASHPTTGGLHQVPSQSPFPQHPFVPGGPPPITPPSCPPTSTPPAGPSSSSQPPCSAAVSSGGNVPGVPSCPLPAVQIKEEALDEAEEPESPPPPPRSPSPEPTVVDTPSHASQSARFYKHLDRGYNSCARTDLYFMPLAGSKLAKKREEAIEKAKREAEQKAREEREREKEKEKEREREREREREAERAAQKASSSAHEGRLSDPQLSGPGHMRPSFEPPPTTIAAVPPYIGPDTPALRTLSEYARPHVMSPTNRNHPFYMPLNPTDPLLAYHMPGLYNVDPTIRERELREREIREREIRERELRERMKPGFEVKPPELDPLHPATNPMEHFARHSALTIPPAAGPHPFASFHPGLNPLERERLALAGPQLRPEMSYPDRLAAERIHAERMASLTSDPLARLQMFNVTPHHHQHSHIHSHLHLHQQDPLHQGSAGPVHPLVDPLTAGPHLARFPYPPGTLPNPLLGQPPHEHEMLRHPVFAEPVLRLAGTPYPRDLPGAIPPPMSAAHQLQAMHAQSAELQRLAMEQQWLHGHPHMHGGHLPSQEDYYSRLKKEGDKQL
- the Rere gene encoding arginine-glutamic acid dipeptide repeats protein isoform X5, translated to MTADKDKDKDKEKDRDRDRDRERDKRDKARESENARPRRSCTLEGGAKNYAESDHSEDEDNDNNSATTEESTKKSRKKPPKKKSRYERTDTGEITSYITEDDVVYRPGDCVYIESRRPNTPYFICSIQDFKLSKRDHLLMNVKWYYRQSEVPDSVYQHLVQDRHNENDSGRELVITDPVIKNRELFISDYVDTYHAAALRGKCNISHFSDIFAAREFKARVDSFFYILGYNPETRRLNSTQGEIRVGPSHQAKLPDLQPFPSPDGDTVTQHEELVWMPGVSDCDLLMYLRAARSMAAFAGMCDGGSTEDGCVAASRDDTTLNALNTLHESSYDAGKALQRLVKKPVPKLIEKCWTEDEVKRFVKGLRQYGKNFFRIRKELLPNKETGELITFYYYWKKTPEAASSRAHRRHRRQAVFRRIKTRTASTPVNTPSRPPSSEFLDLSSASEDDFDSEDSEQELKGYACRHCFTTTSKDWHHGGRENILLCTDCRIHFKKYGELPPIEKPVDPPPFMFKPVKEEDDGLSGKHSMRTRRSRGSMSTLRSGRKKQPASPDGRASPVNEDVRSSGRNSPSAASTSSNDSKAEAVKKSAKKVKEEAASPLKNTKRQREKVASDTEDTDRATSKKTKTQEISRPNSPSEGEGESSDSRSVNDEGSSDPKDIDQDNRSTSPSIPSPQDNESDSDSSAQQQMLQTQPPALQAPSGAASAPSTAPPGTTQLPTPGPTPSATTVPPQGSPATSQPPNQTQSTVAPAAHTLIQQTPTLHPPRLPSPHPPLQPMTAPPGQNSAQPHPQPSLHGQGPPGPHSLQTGPLLQHPGPPQPFGLTAQPSQGQGPLGPSPAAAHPHSTIQLPASQSALQPQQPPREQPLPPAPLAMPHIKPPPTTPIPQLPAPQAHKHPPHLSGPSPFSMNANLPPPPALKPLSSLSTHHPPSAHPPPLQLMPQSQPLPSSPAQPPGLTQSQSLPPPAASHPTTGGLHQVPSQSPFPQHPFVPGGPPPITPPSCPPTSTPPAGPSSSSQPPCSAAVSSGGNVPGVPSCPLPAVQIKEEALDEAEEPESPPPPPRSPSPEPTVVDTPSHASQSARFYKHLDRGYNSCARTDLYFMPLAGSKLAKKREEAIEKAKREAEQKAREEREREKEKEKEREREREREREAERAAQKASSSAHEGRLSDPQLSGPGHMRPSFEPPPTTIAAVPPYIGPDTPALRTLSEYARPHVMSPTNRNHPFYMPLNPTDPLLAYHMPGLYNVDPTIRERELREREIREREIRERELRERMKPGFEVKPPELDPLHPATNPMEHFARHSALTIPPAAGPHPFASFHPGLNPLERERLALAGPQLRPEMSYPDRLAAERIHAERMASLTSDPLARLQMFNVTPHHHQHSHIHSHLHLHQQDPLHQGSAGPVHPLVDPLTAGPHLARFPYPPGTLPNPLLGQPPHEHEMLRHPVFAEPVLRLAGTPYPRDLPGAIPPPMSAAHQLQAMHAQSAELQRLAMEQQWLHGHPHMHGGHLPSQEDYYSRLKKEGDKQL